One window from the genome of Eucalyptus grandis isolate ANBG69807.140 chromosome 7, ASM1654582v1, whole genome shotgun sequence encodes:
- the LOC120295651 gene encoding protein PHYLLO, chloroplastic-like, which translates to MDTNNEAISGTARCISIDLPGHGNSVGQSHATEEAAEKPRLSIEIIADVLCNALQQKIVLFGYSMGARILLYMTLKFTDKIKGATIISGSPGLKIASARKVRCAKDDNRAQILITSHMAYQSFSILGMKESCGRA; encoded by the exons ATGGATACCAATAATGAGGCCATTTCTGGAACAGCTAGATGCATTTCTATTGACCTTCCTGGCCACGGGAATTCAGTTGGCCAATCACATGCGACTGAAGAAGCAGCTGAGAAACCAAGACTGTCTATTGAGATTATTGCAGATGTGTTATGCAATGCGCTACAACAGAAGATCGTTCTTTTTGGATATTCGATGGGAGCAAGGATATTGTTGTATATGACCTTGAAATTTACTGACAAG ATTAAAGGAGCCACCATTATATCTGGAAGCCCTGGGTTGAAGATTGCCAGTGCAAGAAAAGTTCGCTGTGCTAAAGATGATAACAGAGCACAAATTCTTATCACATCACATATGGCTTACCAGTCTTTCTCAATTCTTGGTATGAAGGAGAGCTGTGGAAGAG CTTAA